Proteins found in one Desulfomonilia bacterium genomic segment:
- a CDS encoding type II toxin-antitoxin system prevent-host-death family antitoxin — translation MNVYTYTQARQNLASVLDKAQTEGEVIIKRRGGGIFIVKAQKQPQKKSPFDIKGVDARIGVKAILKCIEEGRRK, via the coding sequence ATGAATGTTTATACATACACACAGGCAAGACAGAATCTGGCATCCGTATTGGACAAGGCCCAGACCGAAGGCGAAGTTATCATTAAAAGAAGGGGCGGCGGCATCTTCATCGTCAAAGCTCAGAAACAACCGCAAAAAAAATCACCTTTTGATATCAAAGGCGTCGATGCCCGAATTGGCGTTAAAGCAATCCTCAAATGCATCGAAGAGGGAAGAAGAAAATAA